The following are encoded in a window of Candidatus Poribacteria bacterium genomic DNA:
- a CDS encoding hydantoinase/oxoprolinase family protein, with protein MNSTQKIYRLGVDIGGTFTDIVLIGDDGTVLTQKVPSTPDNYAEGIATGLPPLLPRQIAEVVHGTTVATNTILERKGALTGLITTKGFRDVLEIGRLRYPRLYDLTWEKPIPLASRRLRREIAERIGANGEIVQPLDIKGAREVIRWMLAQNIESLAVCLINAYINPDHERQLGELIHELAPDLPVSLSCDVLPEIKEYERTSTTVINAYLQPVVNRYLHSLSDRLNQQLTYTDDAFPLYVMQSNGGVMSAESAAEIPIHIIESGPAAGVIASLTLAERVGLTNVLTLDMGGTTAKASLIEDRQILHSPEYQVGGGVSVGTRLSKGGGYPLRVPAIDIAEVGAGGGSIVYLDTGGALRVGPQSAGAVPGPACYALGGEEPTLTDANVVLGYLNPEHLAGGALPLNAEKAHQTLHDKIAVPLNLSMPDAAHGVYRIAAANMARAARAVSLERGRDPREFVLCAFGGNGPLHATELAESLGMRRILVPPSPGLFSAFGLLYADIAYHLVQTYKRLLSELDIDDFKETLGRLEVSAREGLMAEGENAAQVVLQRAVDLRYAGQSSELTLPIVEANIGQPQFFHTLGERFAADHERTYGHRAPDDPIEVVNLRLTATIPTARSQFSYLQPSSSQFLTSNRRCYFGGETGWLEVPVLSREGLGSKSEDGPFIVEEYDTTILVPPRCTARRDEWGNVVIDMAV; from the coding sequence ATGAATTCAACCCAAAAGATATACCGCCTCGGCGTTGACATCGGCGGCACCTTCACCGACATCGTCCTGATAGGGGACGATGGCACAGTGCTGACGCAAAAAGTGCCCTCCACACCAGACAATTACGCAGAAGGCATAGCTACAGGATTGCCACCGTTGCTGCCGCGTCAAATCGCCGAAGTCGTGCACGGCACAACGGTGGCGACCAACACGATTTTGGAACGTAAAGGCGCTTTGACTGGTCTTATCACAACAAAGGGCTTCCGGGACGTGCTTGAAATTGGACGCCTACGCTACCCTCGTCTGTACGATTTGACGTGGGAGAAGCCGATCCCATTGGCGTCAAGACGTTTACGGCGCGAGATTGCGGAACGCATTGGTGCGAACGGTGAAATCGTGCAGCCGTTGGATATCAAAGGGGCACGGGAGGTGATTCGATGGATGCTGGCACAAAACATTGAATCCCTTGCGGTTTGCCTCATCAACGCCTACATCAATCCTGATCACGAGCGGCAGTTGGGTGAACTCATCCACGAGTTAGCACCAGACCTACCCGTTTCCCTGTCCTGTGATGTCCTGCCCGAAATCAAAGAGTATGAGCGAACAAGCACAACCGTTATCAACGCTTACCTACAACCCGTCGTCAATCGCTATCTACACTCGCTATCCGACCGACTGAACCAACAGCTAACTTACACAGATGACGCGTTCCCGCTCTATGTCATGCAGTCTAACGGCGGGGTCATGTCCGCTGAATCCGCTGCCGAGATACCCATCCATATCATCGAATCAGGACCGGCGGCGGGGGTCATCGCCTCACTCACGCTTGCAGAACGTGTCGGTTTAACGAATGTTTTGACGCTCGACATGGGCGGCACTACGGCAAAGGCATCGCTAATCGAAGATAGGCAGATCCTGCACTCGCCGGAATACCAAGTCGGCGGGGGTGTCTCGGTCGGCACCCGTTTGAGCAAAGGAGGAGGCTATCCGTTGCGTGTACCCGCGATTGACATTGCTGAGGTCGGTGCGGGCGGTGGAAGCATCGTGTATCTGGACACGGGTGGGGCACTACGGGTCGGTCCACAAAGCGCGGGTGCGGTCCCTGGTCCCGCATGTTATGCGTTGGGCGGAGAAGAACCGACGCTCACCGATGCCAATGTGGTGCTCGGTTACCTCAATCCAGAGCATCTCGCAGGCGGTGCGCTCCCACTGAACGCAGAAAAAGCGCATCAAACCCTGCACGACAAAATTGCTGTCCCACTCAACTTGAGCATGCCTGACGCTGCTCATGGTGTCTATCGTATCGCCGCGGCGAATATGGCGCGGGCGGCACGAGCCGTATCATTAGAGCGCGGACGCGACCCACGCGAGTTTGTGCTGTGTGCTTTCGGCGGCAACGGTCCCCTACATGCGACAGAATTGGCAGAATCGCTCGGTATGAGGCGCATCCTGGTTCCTCCCTCTCCCGGACTCTTCAGTGCGTTCGGATTGCTCTACGCAGACATCGCCTATCACCTCGTCCAGACCTACAAGCGTTTGCTCTCTGAACTGGACATAGATGATTTCAAAGAGACATTGGGACGATTGGAAGTCTCGGCGCGAGAGGGATTGATGGCAGAGGGAGAAAACGCTGCACAGGTCGTCTTGCAGCGTGCGGTAGATCTGCGCTATGCGGGACAATCGTCCGAACTGACGCTGCCCATCGTTGAGGCAAATATCGGACAGCCGCAGTTCTTCCATACATTAGGTGAACGGTTTGCCGCCGATCACGAACGTACCTACGGCCATCGCGCCCCTGATGACCCAATAGAGGTTGTCAACCTGCGCTTGACCGCCACCATCCCGACTGCCAGATCCCAGTTCTCATATCTCCAACCTTCAAGCTCTCAATTTTTAACCTCAAACCGGCGTTGTTACTTTGGTGGGGAGACCGGCTGGCTTGAGGTGCCGGTGTTATCTCGTGAGGGGTTAGGCAGCAAATCTGAAGATGGGCCGTTCATTGTCGAAGAGTATGACACAACAATTCTGGTGCCACCACGTTGCACCGCACGGCGAGATGAATGGGGAAATGTAGTCATTGATATGGCAGTGTGA
- a CDS encoding GNAT family N-acetyltransferase: MSYLTVEELNIENRDAALSLINEAYDNVHGFELLTPTDLDSLKQSGSFALGSRNGKLVSFAYSSMVEEGLGEIRWAGVPDNFRGECHSLPPMRACIKYLKDKGAKQIGVANWLDAPYREMLSDFEQDGIEVEHDHLILRLDMRNYTPQPPPIKAGYRLRTFREGDEQTWADVKNVVFGSSSTPEEFWTQTFSGVNKKLDFAPEGFFFAEKDGESVGICAGIVLHERKQIGGTFPGVIGWTGVHEDHRGVGLGRALMVSSLNYLHDRGIAVTEIGTQFYRTAAVNLYENLGFHIYTAWFTI; this comes from the coding sequence ATGAGTTACTTAACTGTCGAAGAACTAAACATAGAGAATCGAGACGCAGCGCTATCCTTGATAAATGAGGCTTACGACAATGTGCACGGATTTGAGCTACTTACCCCGACTGATTTGGACTCACTGAAACAGTCGGGTTCCTTCGCGCTCGGTTCTAGGAATGGCAAGTTAGTCAGTTTCGCATATAGTTCTATGGTGGAGGAGGGGTTGGGAGAAATTCGTTGGGCGGGTGTACCCGACAACTTCCGGGGCGAATGCCACAGCCTTCCCCCGATGCGGGCATGTATCAAATACCTCAAAGATAAAGGCGCAAAGCAGATTGGTGTGGCGAACTGGCTGGATGCCCCGTATCGTGAGATGTTGAGCGACTTTGAACAAGACGGGATTGAAGTTGAACATGACCACCTTATCCTACGGCTCGACATGCGGAACTATACGCCTCAACCGCCGCCGATCAAAGCGGGGTATAGACTGCGAACATTTCGAGAAGGCGATGAGCAAACTTGGGCGGATGTCAAGAATGTGGTGTTTGGCAGTTCATCGACACCAGAGGAGTTCTGGACCCAAACTTTCTCGGGTGTCAACAAGAAACTAGATTTTGCTCCGGAGGGATTCTTCTTTGCCGAAAAGGATGGAGAATCTGTCGGTATCTGCGCGGGCATCGTTCTGCATGAGCGAAAACAGATTGGCGGAACGTTCCCCGGCGTCATCGGTTGGACAGGCGTCCATGAAGACCACAGAGGCGTCGGACTCGGGAGAGCGCTGATGGTTAGTTCTTTGAATTACCTACATGACCGGGGTATCGCCGTGACGGAGATTGGCACCCAGTTTTATCGAACAGCAGCGGTGAATCTATATGAAAACCTTGGCTTTCACATTTACACCGCCTGGTTTACCATTTAA
- a CDS encoding phytanoyl-CoA dioxygenase family protein: MSLTEKQKADYERDGFVIYGPLLSEEILEALRERMDALADGSHPNAEKAGIRLEAAAQRGELENVPRRDKVWQLLDPHRYDEVVFDHASNPKILDIVEKLLGTEDIKLFHTQTLMKPAFHGSIVSWHQDSAYWTSVDPPTLVSCWTALDDATEENGCVRLLPGSYKKGIWPHERQDFLHAQGIDESAAVPVVLKAGGCSFHHSLTVHGSGENRTPHRRRGLATSYMRADSKWVGDPDQKRDFPLLRGREYPGCV, translated from the coding sequence ATGAGTTTAACGGAGAAACAGAAAGCGGATTATGAACGCGATGGATTTGTGATTTATGGACCTTTGTTGTCAGAGGAAATATTAGAAGCCTTGCGTGAGCGGATGGATGCCCTAGCGGATGGATCACATCCCAATGCGGAGAAGGCGGGAATACGGCTGGAAGCCGCCGCCCAGAGGGGTGAACTTGAGAATGTGCCTCGTCGTGACAAGGTCTGGCAACTCTTGGATCCCCATCGTTACGATGAAGTAGTTTTTGACCATGCCAGCAACCCGAAAATCCTAGACATCGTTGAGAAGCTGCTTGGTACGGAGGACATCAAACTCTTCCACACCCAGACCCTGATGAAACCTGCTTTCCACGGTTCGATTGTTTCTTGGCATCAGGATTCGGCTTACTGGACTTCTGTGGATCCGCCGACACTTGTGAGTTGCTGGACAGCGTTGGACGATGCAACAGAAGAGAACGGTTGTGTGCGGTTGCTCCCCGGCAGTTACAAGAAAGGGATTTGGCCCCATGAGCGGCAGGATTTCCTGCACGCCCAAGGTATAGACGAATCAGCAGCGGTGCCAGTGGTGCTGAAGGCTGGCGGTTGTAGTTTTCATCACAGTTTGACCGTCCACGGCAGTGGCGAAAATCGGACGCCGCATCGCCGTCGGGGGCTTGCAACTAGTTACATGCGAGCGGATTCCAAATGGGTTGGCGATCCAGATCAAAAGCGGGACTTTCCGCTCTTGCGGGGTAGGGAGTACCCCGGATGTGTTTGA